Proteins from one Camelina sativa cultivar DH55 chromosome 8, Cs, whole genome shotgun sequence genomic window:
- the LOC104707526 gene encoding flavonoid 3'-monooxygenase-like: MSPILTLFTDNTILINVKPYAIPVLIAILSILWYLFKRSPHPPLPPGPRGLPIVGNLPFLDPDLHTYFTNLAQIHGPIFKLNLGSKRTVVVNSPALAQEILKDQDINFSNRDVPLTARAYTYGGLDLVWLPYGAEWRMLRKVCFLKLLSRKTLDSFYELRRKEIRETTRYLYQKGQEESPVNVGDQLFLAMMNLTMNMLLGSSVKAEEMESVGTEFKGVVSEIIRLLGEPNISDFFPMLARFDLQGLVKKMHVCSREVDAILDRAIEQMQELRSKDGECKDFLQHLMKLKEQEADSEVPVTVNHVKAVLVDMVIGGTDTSTNTIEFAMAELIRNPELMKRAQQELDEVVGKDNIVEESHITKLPYIVAIMKETLRLYPTIPLLVPHCPTATAVVGGYTIPKNTKIFINAWCIQRDQNTWDNPTEFCPERFLNNKSCEFNGTDYRFLPFGSGRRMCVGVALAERMVLYTLATLLHSFDWKIPEGQVLELKEKFGIVLKLKTPLVALPIPRLSDSNLYL; encoded by the exons ATGTCTCCGATTTTAACTCTCTTCACTGATAACACAATACTAATCAATGTGAAACCTTACGCAATTCCCGTTCTCATCGCCATCTTATCGATTTTATGGTATCTATTCAAACGCTCGCCGCATCCGCCTCTACCGCCTGGACCGCGAGGACTTCCTATCGTCGGAAACCTCCCGTTTCTTGACCCGGACCTTCACACCTACTTCACAAACCTCGCTCAGATTCATGGTCCAATCTTCAAACTCAATCTTGGTTCAAAACGAACGGTTGTGGTCAACTCTCCAGCACTAGCTCAAGAGATCTTGAAAGATCAAGACATCAATTTCTCAAACCGTGATGTTCCTCTCACGGCCCGAGCCTATACTTATGGCGGTCTCGACCTTGTTTGGTTACCATACGGTGCCGAATGGAGGATGCTTAGAAAAGTTTGCtttctcaagcttcttagccgCAAAACTTTGGATTCTTTCTACGAGCTTCGTCGCAAAGAAATCCGGGAAACAACGAGGTACTTGTACCAGAAAGGTCAGGAAGAATCACCCGTGAACGTCGGAGACCAGCTTTTTTTGGCGATGATGAATCTTACAATGAATATGTTATTGGGAAGTTCGGTGAAAGCAGAGGAAATGGAGAGTGTTGGAACAGAGTTTAAAGGAGTGGTTTCTGAGATAATTAGGCTTTTGGGTGAGCCtaatatttctgattttttcccAATGTTAGCTAGATTCGATCTTCAAGGTCTTGTGAAGAAGATGCATGTGTGTTCTAGAGAGGTTGATGCGATACTTGATCGAGCCATCGAACAGATGCAAGAACTAAGAAGTAAGGATGGTGAATGTAAAGACTTTTTGCAACATTTGATGAAGTTAAAGGAGCAAGAAGCTGACTCGGAGGTTCCTGTTACGGTTAACCATGTCAAAGCCGTGCTCGTG gaTATGGTAATTGGTGGTACAGATACATCAACCAACACGATAGAGTTTGCCATGGCCGAACTAATAAGAAACCCAGAGTTGATGAAGAGAGCGCAACAAGAGCTAGACGAAGTTGTAGGCAAAGACAACATAGTTGAAGAATCACACATCACTAAACTTCCTTACATAGTAGCCATTATGAAAGAAACACTTAGACTTTATCCAACCATTCCTTTGCTTGTCCCTCATTGTCCCACTGCAACCGCGGTTGTGGGTGGCTACACCATCCCTAAAAACACTAAGATCTTCATCAACGCTTGGTGTATTCAGAGAGACCAAAACACGTGGGATAATCCGACTGAGTTTTGTCCTGAGAGGTTTCTTAATAATAAGTCTTGTGAATTCAATGGAACAGATTATAGGTTTCTTCCATTTGGATCTGGAAGGAGAATGTGCGTCGGTGTAGCACTCGCCGAGAGGATGGTTTTGTACACTCTCGCGACATTATTACATTCGTTCGATTGGAAGATACCGGAAGGACAAGTGTTGGAATTGAAAGAGAAGTTTGGGATTGTCTTGAAGCTCAAGACGCCTCTTGTTGCCTTGCCCATTCCAAGGTTGTCCGATTCGaatctttatttataa
- the LOC104709693 gene encoding uncharacterized protein LOC104709693 — translation MEIIGNYGKASRHEVNLEKSSIMFGKNVPEDLRPQLKSVIDISKEGGMGSYLGIPESLQGSRTKVFSYVNDQLDDRVDGWSVKYLSKGGKKIMIKSAALALPTYVMSCFKLPQELTSKLTSAISRSWWRSNDKARGLHWVAWDKMCDDKCEGSLGF, via the coding sequence ATGGAAATCATAGGAAATTATGGAAAAGCGTCCAGACATGAGGTTAACTTGGAGAAGTCGTCTATCATGTTTGGAAAAAACGTCCCGGAGGACTTAAGACCCCAATTAAAGTCTGTCATCGATATTTCAAAAGAAGGCggtatgggttcttatttgggtattcctgaaAGCCTTCAAGGTTCGCGAACTaaggtttttagttatgttaatgATCAGTTAGATGATCGTGTGGATGGTTGGTCGGTGAAATATTTATCGAAAGGCGGCAAGAAAATCATGATCAAGTCAGCTGCGTTGGCTCTCCCAACTTATGTTATGTCCTGCTTTAAATTGCCACAGGAATTGACGTCTAAATTAACAAGTGCTATTTCAAGATCTTGGTGGCGGTCTAACGACAAAGCTCGTGGTTTGCACTGGGTtgcttgggataaaatgtgtgATGATAAATGCGAAGGCAGTTTGGGTTTTTGA
- the LOC104707527 gene encoding uncharacterized protein LOC104707527: protein MGDFSIQISSKLINQLAEGNDQPKRKAKKTKPKVSPQRKVEQEAKTHHHDAEKPNPVGELPMQPPFFFPIPQQAAAAAASAELELIKSVSKESEKVLEKLEKVEKNLVHEVTERSKELREKEFKIPEPKPMPCSEDHEAWMKCYKENIDNPLKCSGLVRSYQECARRCRQQVNPEEK, encoded by the coding sequence ATGGGTGACTTTTCGATTCAGATCAGTTCAAAGCTGATCAATCAGCTAGCTGAAGGCAATGATCAACCAAAGAGGAAGGCGAAGAAAACCAAACCCAAAGTGTCACCACAGAGGAAGGTGGAACAAGAAGCGAAGACACACCACCACGATGCAGAGAAGCCGAATCCAGTGGGGGAGTTACCAATGCAGCCACCGTTTTTTTTCCCAATACCGCAacaagcagcagcagcagcagcaagcgCGGAGTTGGAGTTGATAAAGTCTGTTTCGAAAGAGAGTGAGAAGGTTCTTGAGAAGCTGGAGAAAGTAGAGAAGAACCTTGTTCATGAAGTGACAGAGAGATCCAAGGAGCTGAGGGAGAAAGAGTTTAAGATCCCTGAACCGAAACCGATGCCTTGTTCTGAAGATCACGAAGCGTGGATGAAATGCTACAAAGAGAACATTGATAACCCGTTGAAATGTAGCGGTTTGGTTAGGAGTTACCAGGAGTGCGCACGCCGGTGCAGACAGCAAGTGAATCCTGAGGAAAAGTAG